From the genome of Podospora bellae-mahoneyi strain CBS 112042 chromosome 2, whole genome shotgun sequence:
GAGACAAGACAAATCGTCTATGTATAATGGAGTCCAAATTAAAATCCATTTTTTACACCAACTAGTTGTGATTGTGTGTAATGTGTGTGATGTTTTGATGTGTCTTATGACTTGTGAAAGAAAATGAGGTCTGAACACGTGTAAGAGTCTTGTGTTCTTGTGGAAGGTGATGATCGTGATGTTTGATAGACCTGATATCGGATGGTTTTGTATCCGTACATGGCTGGGATAGTTTCTGGTTACAATAGCTGGTATTTGACATGTGCACATGATGAATAGTTATGAATATCCAGTTCCCTCTTTTCCATTTTTGTTCTCCTATTTGACAACTCTGCCAGACAGCTTCCCATCTGTCCCTGGACCAGCTGAACCTTTGCCCTCTCCTTTTCGCTTCCTAGGTCCAGTAACCGCTAGTTTTTGTGTAAACTACTCATAGTGATTCTGGTTCGTCTGTCGTAACCCTCGTAGGTCTCTATACAATATCCCATGCCATGTCCAGCCTATCCACAATCCCACTCCCAAAAGAGCTATTACACTTGTACACAGCAACACCCCAAACACTACTACAGCAACGTCCCACACCATACAAAAAATCAAGTCGTCAACTCCTCCAATatcccctccaactcctccttcccaaacGGCAAACTCAACAGCTCCGTCCCCAACGCGTCCTTGTGACTAGTAATAATCTGATGATCGTGAAACCtatttttttgttttctcttgtCAGCATATCACACCCGATTTCATCTCAGAATAAAATACGTACTCCTTCAACAACGTCCTGAACGCCATCTCACTACTACAGAtaaactcctccaccgccttgtTATACACCATCCTATACTCCACACTTATCTCCTCTCCTTGCCCCTGACCCtgaccatcaccctcatccgCACATaaaacctccccaaccagcagTCTAAACAAGCTCTTTGCATTCTCCGGCAGCGACCTCAACACAAACGccactccctccttccccccgaCCCGTCGGCTCTTCCGACCCAAGAGTTCATGCACCGAGTCGACGACCTCCATTTCAGAGGGGGAGTACGAACAAAAAGTGGTGCAGTCATGGTAGAGAAACCGAAAGTTTGTGCCGACTGCCGAGTCCCATAGTAGGGCAAAATCAGGGGAGTCGGTTGTGCAGCAGAGGTAGACTTGTGCGTGAGAGGCAAGGGTGGAGATTATCGACTGAAAGGACCCCTTGCGGAGATAAGGGGAGGAGACAGAGTTTAGGAGGATGGTCAaggttgtttttgggtggGTTGTTAGATAGGAGAGGATACCCgggagggtggttgttggggaggatacTGCTGAGGCGACGGAGCAGAGGAGTTCtctgatggtgatggaggggttgtacCCGTTTATTATGACGATTTTGTTGGCTTGACCCAAGGAGCAAGGGGGGTGTGAGGAGAGGTATGTAGCGAATTTGTGGATAATTTGACGTTTGGAGCCGTAGCCGTagaggcagagggagaaggaCTGGGAGAGTTCAAAGGCCCattgggggaaggaggacacgtggagggaggcgaggtgggTGATGTCGGTTTtgtgggggttggcggaCGAGAGGtcgcgggagagggagaagtaTTCGTCGTGggtgaggagttggagggaggagagggtgttgttggaggttttggagagcCCGGGTTTGTTTTGGAAGAAGTATTGCTCgtgaggggggagattgcgggggggtgttggggagcGTTTTCGGGTtctggttgtggtggttttgcGTTTTCGGCCGGGGGCGAATttggagggtgttgttgtcggttCGGTTTCTCCGTTTAgattctcttcttctccttcttcgtcttcttc
Proteins encoded in this window:
- the ORC2 gene encoding Origin recognition complex subunit 2 (COG:L; EggNog:ENOG503NXCD), whose amino-acid sequence is MPPKKTTNQKAAARVPRKRPATTDPYEIPEEDEIEPPKRRRHAATAAADTDDATVSTPSASRLKKTVATPIKLNGLNGIDTPSRKNNADRSARRKSARALVDRVISGAISDDEAEEGDIAREIYESSEDEEDEEGEEENLNGETEPTTTPSKFAPGRKRKTTTTRTRKRSPTPPRNLPPHEQYFFQNKPGLSKTSNNTLSSLQLLTHDEYFSLSRDLSSANPHKTDITHLASLHVSSFPQWAFELSQSFSLCLYGYGSKRQIIHKFATYLSSHPPCSLGQANKIVIINGYNPSITIRELLCSVASAVSSPTTTLPGILSYLTTHPKTTLTILLNSVSSPYLRKGSFQSIISTLASHAQVYLCCTTDSPDFALLWDSAVGTNFRFLYHDCTTFCSYSPSEMEVVDSVHELLGRKSRRVGGKEGVAFVLRSLPENAKSLFRLLVGEVLCADEGDGQGQGQGEEISVEYRMVYNKAVEEFICSSEMAFRTLLKEFHDHQIITSHKDALGTELLSLPFGKEELEGILEELTT